A single Calidifontibacter indicus DNA region contains:
- a CDS encoding cytochrome c biogenesis CcdA family protein, with protein sequence MGGLLTLAFAAGMVAPVNPCGFALLPAWLTQTLGEGDASPTPVRLLRALRSGLALTVGFAGTLAAAGLLVSAGARGLIQAAPRLGLAVGIVLMLLGLWMLVGRSISLKLPQIPGRSTAGLPPTARMVVFGVGYALASLSCTFGVILAVIAQAQATASYAGLLLVFAVYAAGSAAVLLLLALATAAAGTELTRHVARLARFGPRITALVLLLTGAYLAWYWFPAATSDAPVAAGRTGGLTGLSATVSSWVQEQTSLLTLLAAAAVVLALALGILQRRRMRAPRRDETVK encoded by the coding sequence ATGGGCGGACTGCTCACGCTCGCCTTCGCCGCCGGCATGGTCGCCCCGGTCAACCCCTGCGGTTTCGCGCTGCTGCCGGCCTGGCTCACCCAGACCCTCGGCGAGGGCGACGCCTCCCCGACTCCGGTGCGGTTGCTGCGCGCCCTGCGCTCCGGCCTCGCGCTAACGGTCGGGTTTGCCGGCACCCTCGCAGCTGCCGGCCTACTGGTGAGCGCCGGTGCCCGTGGGCTGATCCAGGCCGCGCCCCGGCTCGGCCTCGCCGTCGGCATCGTGCTCATGCTGCTCGGCCTTTGGATGCTGGTCGGCCGCTCGATCTCCCTGAAGTTGCCCCAGATCCCCGGCCGGTCAACCGCGGGGCTCCCGCCCACCGCCCGAATGGTCGTCTTCGGCGTCGGCTACGCGTTGGCCTCTCTGTCATGCACCTTCGGGGTGATCCTCGCGGTCATCGCCCAGGCCCAGGCCACCGCCAGTTACGCCGGGCTTCTGCTGGTGTTCGCGGTATATGCCGCCGGCTCGGCAGCCGTCCTGTTGCTTCTCGCGCTGGCCACCGCCGCAGCCGGCACGGAACTCACCCGCCACGTGGCGCGACTGGCCCGCTTCGGTCCACGGATCACCGCCCTTGTCCTGCTGCTCACCGGCGCCTATCTGGCCTGGTACTGGTTTCCGGCCGCGACCAGCGACGCTCCCGTGGCGGCCGGCCGGACCGGCGGGCTGACGGGACTTTCCGCAACCGTGTCAAGCTGGGTTCAGGAACAGACCTCACTCCTCACCCTACTCGCCGCTGCGGCCGTCGTGCTGGCGCTGGCGCTCGGCATCCTGCAGCGAAGGCGAATGCGCGCACCGCGCAGGGATGAGACCGTCAAATGA
- the istB gene encoding IS21-like element helper ATPase IstB codes for MSTATNVTTTLRRRRGLTEEAAATAVDQACRRLRLPTMRALLGDAVAAANKDQLTYTGFLAELLLAECDDRDRRSTIRRVNGAGFPRQKYIADFDFDANPNINPATIHTLATGEWVRKGQPLCLIGDSGTGKSHLLIGLGTAAAEKGFRVKYTLATRLVNELVEAADEKQLARTIARYGRVDLLCIDELGYMELDRRGAELLFQVLTEREEKNSVAIASNEGFAGWTKTFTDPRLCAAIVDRLTFGGNIIETGTDSYRLASRASS; via the coding sequence ATGAGCACAGCCACGAACGTGACCACCACCCTGCGCCGCCGACGCGGCCTAACCGAAGAAGCCGCCGCCACCGCGGTCGACCAAGCCTGCCGCCGGCTGAGGTTGCCGACCATGCGGGCCCTGCTCGGCGACGCGGTCGCCGCTGCGAACAAGGACCAGCTGACCTACACAGGATTCCTCGCCGAGCTGTTGCTGGCCGAGTGCGACGACCGCGACCGACGCTCCACGATCCGTCGGGTCAACGGGGCCGGGTTCCCGCGACAGAAGTACATCGCGGACTTCGACTTCGACGCCAATCCGAACATCAACCCCGCCACCATCCACACCCTTGCCACTGGCGAATGGGTCAGGAAGGGCCAGCCGCTCTGTCTGATCGGGGACTCCGGGACTGGCAAATCCCACCTGCTCATCGGGCTGGGTACTGCCGCCGCGGAGAAGGGATTCCGGGTCAAGTACACCCTCGCCACCCGGTTGGTGAACGAGCTCGTCGAAGCAGCCGACGAGAAGCAGCTCGCACGCACGATCGCCCGCTACGGGCGCGTCGACCTGCTTTGCATCGACGAACTCGGGTACATGGAACTCGACCGCCGCGGCGCCGAACTCCTCTTCCAAGTGCTTACCGAACGTGAAGAGAAGAACTCCGTCGCTATCGCGAGCAATGAGGGCTTCGCCGGCTGGACCAAGACCTTCACCGACCCCCGACTCTGCGCCGCCATCGTCGACCGACTCACCTTCGGCGGCAACATCATCGAAACCGGCACCGACTCCTACCGTCTGGCCAGTCGTGCTTCGTCTTGA
- the istA gene encoding IS21 family transposase, whose translation MRVRVEVFAAIRRDARVEGMSIRALARKHQVGRATVRQALACAEPPARKTPVRASPRLDPFKAAIDDMLRADLDAPRKQRHTARRIHVRLIEEHAATDVSYSTVRDYVRIRRAQIDLEAGRRVEVMVPQEHAPGAEAEVDFGELFVILAGVKTKVFLFTFRLSYSGKAVHRIYATQGQEAFLEGHIAAFQEIGGIPTRHIRYDNLTSAVTRVVNAHGRERVENDRWVLFRSHFGFDPFYCQPGIAGAHEKGGVEGDVGRFRRQHLVPMPVVDSLDELNEKVRAWDTSDDKRRISSRIRTVGEDFATEQTHLAPLPVEGFDPGLMLHPMVDRSAMITVRMARYSVPARFIHRRVRVSLRASEVVVFDGRTQIARHPRVVTRGGQSVSLDHYLEVLKGKPGALPGSTVLAQARESGVFTPAHEAFWANARRRLGDAAGTRELIDVLLLHRSMTADEVEAGLLAAVSVGAVSADVVAVEARLQAVRDAAAGSGSERHLVAQASGVEQRDADQRVDKRRKVVSLTERLLLDPEAVIAGLPPDNRPLPSMEKYQQLLGRRTGTDNQPSPNESGAPR comes from the coding sequence ATGAGGGTGCGTGTGGAAGTGTTCGCTGCGATCCGCCGGGACGCCAGGGTCGAGGGCATGTCGATCCGCGCGCTCGCGCGCAAGCACCAGGTCGGCCGGGCAACGGTCCGCCAAGCCCTTGCCTGCGCGGAGCCACCAGCTCGGAAGACCCCGGTACGCGCTTCGCCGCGGCTGGACCCGTTCAAGGCCGCGATCGACGACATGCTCCGCGCCGACCTGGACGCGCCACGCAAACAGCGGCACACCGCCCGCCGCATCCACGTCCGCCTGATCGAGGAACACGCCGCGACCGATGTCTCGTATTCGACGGTTCGGGACTACGTCCGCATCCGCCGCGCACAGATCGACCTCGAAGCCGGACGACGGGTCGAGGTCATGGTCCCCCAGGAGCACGCACCGGGTGCGGAAGCCGAGGTCGACTTCGGCGAGCTCTTCGTCATCCTCGCTGGGGTGAAGACGAAGGTCTTCCTGTTCACCTTCCGCCTCTCCTACTCGGGCAAGGCGGTGCACCGGATCTACGCCACCCAGGGCCAGGAGGCGTTCCTGGAAGGCCACATCGCCGCCTTCCAGGAGATTGGCGGCATCCCCACCCGACACATCCGCTACGACAACCTCACGAGCGCTGTCACCCGGGTGGTGAACGCGCATGGTCGGGAGCGGGTAGAGAACGACCGTTGGGTGCTGTTCCGCTCCCACTTCGGGTTCGACCCCTTCTACTGCCAGCCCGGCATCGCCGGTGCACACGAGAAGGGCGGCGTCGAAGGCGACGTCGGCCGGTTCCGTCGCCAACACCTCGTGCCGATGCCAGTCGTCGACTCCCTCGATGAGCTGAACGAGAAGGTCCGCGCCTGGGACACCTCCGACGACAAGCGCCGGATCTCCTCCCGGATCCGGACCGTCGGCGAAGACTTCGCCACCGAACAAACACATCTCGCGCCGCTCCCGGTGGAGGGGTTCGATCCCGGTTTGATGCTGCACCCGATGGTCGACCGCTCCGCCATGATCACCGTTCGGATGGCCCGCTACTCCGTCCCGGCCCGGTTCATCCACCGCCGCGTCCGCGTCTCCCTGCGCGCCAGCGAAGTGGTCGTCTTCGACGGCCGCACCCAGATCGCCCGCCACCCCCGTGTCGTGACCCGCGGCGGACAGTCGGTGAGCCTCGACCACTACCTCGAGGTGCTCAAGGGCAAGCCTGGAGCACTGCCCGGATCCACCGTCCTCGCGCAAGCCCGCGAATCTGGGGTATTCACCCCGGCCCATGAGGCGTTCTGGGCCAACGCCCGCAGGAGGCTCGGGGACGCCGCTGGCACCCGCGAACTCATCGACGTGCTCCTGCTGCACCGCTCCATGACCGCCGACGAAGTCGAAGCAGGTCTCCTCGCAGCGGTCAGCGTCGGCGCGGTCTCTGCGGACGTGGTCGCGGTCGAAGCCCGCCTGCAGGCGGTCCGCGATGCCGCGGCTGGGTCCGGGTCGGAGCGTCACCTCGTTGCTCAGGCGAGTGGTGTCGAGCAACGCGATGCCGACCAGCGCGTCGACAAGAGGCGGAAAGTCGTCTCCCTCACCGAACGGCTGCTCCTCGACCCCGAAGCCGTCATCGCCGGCCTGCCGCCGGACAACCGGCCACTGCCGTCGATGGAGAAGTACCAGCAACTCCTCGGCCGCCGCACCGGCACCGACAACCAGCCCAGTCCCAATGAGAGCGGAGCACCCCGATGA